Proteins encoded by one window of Candidatus Zixiibacteriota bacterium:
- a CDS encoding succinate dehydrogenase/fumarate reductase iron-sulfur subunit, with amino-acid sequence MNLTLYVWRQKDGRSKGRMERYEAKNVNEHMSFLEMLDVVNEELIEKGEEPIAFDSDCREGICGTCGMMINGIAHGPQRGTTVCQLHMRFFKDGDQIYIEPFRSRAFPIVKDLVIDRSALDRVIAAGGFVSVNTGAPPDGNAVPISKKDADTAFDAAACIQCGACVAACKNASAMLFVGAKVSHLANLPQGRVEAAERVRRMVWQMDREGFGNCTNYFECSAACPKEIPVRFIAQMNRELYKSKAASRAGAKATGGAG; translated from the coding sequence ATGAACCTCACACTTTACGTATGGCGCCAGAAGGACGGCCGCTCGAAAGGGCGGATGGAACGCTACGAGGCGAAAAACGTCAACGAGCACATGTCGTTCCTCGAGATGCTCGACGTGGTCAACGAGGAACTGATCGAGAAGGGCGAGGAGCCGATCGCGTTCGACAGCGACTGCCGGGAAGGGATCTGCGGGACGTGCGGGATGATGATCAACGGTATCGCCCACGGACCGCAGCGGGGCACGACCGTGTGCCAGCTCCACATGCGGTTCTTCAAGGACGGCGATCAGATCTACATCGAGCCCTTCCGCTCCCGCGCCTTCCCGATCGTCAAGGACCTCGTGATCGACCGCTCGGCGCTCGACCGGGTGATCGCCGCCGGCGGCTTCGTGTCGGTCAACACGGGCGCGCCGCCCGACGGCAACGCCGTCCCGATCTCGAAGAAGGACGCCGACACGGCTTTCGACGCGGCGGCCTGCATTCAGTGCGGCGCGTGCGTCGCGGCCTGCAAGAACGCCTCGGCGATGCTCTTCGTGGGGGCCAAGGTGTCGCACCTGGCCAACCTGCCGCAGGGCCGGGTCGAGGCGGCCGAGCGCGTGCGCCGGATGGTCTGGCAGATGGACCGCGAGGGGTTCGGCAACTGCACGAATTACTTCGAGTGCTCGGCGGCCTGTCCGAAAGAGATCCCCGTCCGGTTCATTGCGCAGATGAACCGGGAGCTGTACAAGTCCAAGGCGGCCTCCCGGGCCGGCGCGAAAGCGACGGGCGGCGCCGGCTGA
- a CDS encoding MBL fold metallo-hydrolase, producing MTAPRPADKLTILGTSAGMPQPDRAGSGCLLTVNGRHSLLDCGGGICASFLRRGCDPLAVDRVFVTHTHPDHCTELPLFLQMLHLAGRTDPVELFVPDEFVEPLRALLAAMYIPREKLPFEPRLCGYSDGFRYSGDFTLTARANDHLVHNRELFARLGLPNRMQSHSFDIAVGERRLVYSGDLKAFEEIRPWVDGCACVLIEATHVDLPPLVEFARSAAVGRWIFTHVQSAAHVRDLHAALQAAGLENYVVAVDGMEFPL from the coding sequence ATGACCGCGCCGCGCCCCGCCGACAAACTCACCATTCTCGGCACCTCGGCCGGCATGCCCCAGCCCGACCGCGCCGGCTCCGGCTGCCTGCTGACGGTCAACGGCCGCCACTCGCTCCTCGACTGCGGCGGCGGCATATGCGCCTCGTTCCTGCGAAGGGGGTGCGATCCGCTAGCGGTCGACCGCGTCTTCGTCACCCACACCCACCCCGACCACTGCACGGAACTCCCCCTCTTTCTCCAGATGCTGCACCTCGCCGGCCGCACCGACCCGGTTGAGCTGTTTGTCCCCGATGAGTTCGTGGAACCCCTCCGCGCGCTTTTGGCCGCCATGTACATCCCGAGGGAGAAGCTCCCTTTCGAACCGCGGCTGTGCGGTTACAGCGACGGCTTCCGCTACTCCGGCGATTTCACGCTCACGGCCCGCGCCAACGACCACCTCGTCCACAACCGGGAGCTGTTCGCCCGCCTCGGCCTGCCCAACCGCATGCAGAGCCATTCTTTCGACATCGCAGTCGGCGAGCGGCGCCTCGTGTACAGCGGCGACCTTAAGGCATTCGAGGAAATTCGGCCCTGGGTGGACGGCTGCGCCTGTGTCCTCATCGAGGCCACCCACGTGGATCTTCCCCCGCTCGTCGAGTTCGCCCGCAGCGCCGCCGTCGGCCGATGGATCTTCACACACGTCCAGAGCGCGGCCCACGTCCGCGATCTTCACGCCGCCCTCCAGGCGGCCGGTCTGGAAAACTACGTCGTGGCGGTCGACGGCATGGAGTTCCCGCTCTGA
- a CDS encoding aminotransferase class I/II-fold pyridoxal phosphate-dependent enzyme, with amino-acid sequence MRKIIDLRSDTVTRPVPAMRAAMAAAEVGDDVFGDDPTVNELQRTVADLFGKEAALYVPSGTMGNQIALKAQTRRGWELLCDRECHIVNYEVAGPVVHSGLLVNLIPTEYGLLTAEVVRSHIRPVNLHTPRTKVVALENTHNRHGGTILPQDEILRVREVCDEFGLVFHLDGARIWHVHVATGRPLAELVAPFDSVSVCLSKGLGAPVGSLVLGSAALIDVCRRERKLFGGGMRQAGIVAAGGLYAVRHHIGRLAEDHANARYLAAALNEFKLFSVDLARVQTNIVLADINGAETSDSVLARMNEVGVWAIAFGLKRIRLVTHLDVPRADCEEAVARLRTILV; translated from the coding sequence ATGAGGAAGATCATTGATCTGCGCTCCGATACCGTCACCCGCCCGGTCCCGGCCATGCGGGCGGCGATGGCGGCCGCCGAGGTGGGCGACGACGTTTTCGGCGATGACCCGACCGTGAACGAGCTCCAGCGCACGGTCGCCGATTTATTCGGAAAAGAAGCCGCCCTCTATGTCCCCTCCGGCACCATGGGCAACCAAATTGCCCTGAAAGCCCAGACGCGGCGGGGGTGGGAGCTCCTCTGCGACCGCGAGTGCCACATCGTCAACTACGAGGTCGCCGGGCCGGTAGTCCATAGCGGCCTGCTGGTGAATCTCATCCCGACCGAATACGGCCTGCTGACGGCCGAGGTGGTCCGCAGCCACATCCGTCCCGTCAACCTCCACACCCCGCGCACCAAGGTTGTCGCGCTCGAGAACACCCACAACCGTCACGGGGGAACCATCCTGCCCCAGGACGAAATCCTCAGAGTCCGCGAGGTGTGCGATGAGTTCGGGCTCGTATTCCACCTCGACGGCGCCCGCATCTGGCATGTCCACGTCGCCACCGGGCGCCCGCTGGCCGAACTCGTCGCGCCCTTCGACTCGGTGTCGGTCTGTCTCTCCAAGGGTCTCGGGGCGCCGGTCGGCTCGCTTGTCCTCGGTTCCGCGGCGCTCATCGACGTCTGCCGGCGCGAGCGGAAGCTGTTCGGCGGCGGCATGCGCCAGGCCGGCATCGTCGCTGCCGGCGGTCTCTACGCCGTGCGGCATCACATTGGGCGCCTGGCCGAGGACCACGCCAATGCCCGCTATCTCGCCGCGGCGCTCAACGAGTTCAAGCTGTTCAGCGTGGACCTGGCCCGCGTCCAGACCAACATCGTCCTGGCCGACATAAACGGCGCGGAGACCTCCGACTCCGTGCTCGCCCGGATGAACGAGGTCGGCGTGTGGGCCATCGCCTTCGGCCTCAAACGTATTCGCTTGGTCACCCACCTCGATGTCCCGCGCGCGGACTGCGAGGAAGCCGTCGCGCGGCTCCGGACCATCCTCGTATGA
- a CDS encoding cold shock domain-containing protein codes for MSKGTVKYFNDLKGWGIISSADSPEDIYVHYTSINMNGFKTLRQGQEVLFDLIHSNGRPLAQNVLPSR; via the coding sequence ATGTCCAAGGGTACTGTGAAGTACTTTAACGATCTGAAGGGATGGGGCATCATTTCCAGCGCGGATTCGCCCGAGGACATCTACGTTCACTACACCTCAATTAACATGAACGGATTCAAGACCTTGCGTCAGGGACAGGAAGTCCTGTTCGACCTGATTCACAGCAATGGGCGCCCCCTCGCCCAAAACGTTCTTCCCTCGCGCTGA
- a CDS encoding phosphatidate cytidylyltransferase codes for MDSDVTVSAPPSAPPPISFRSELARKATHMFALVIPAGYYVLGLGRGTMLAVMIPVALCTFFVDLARLQGRPLWRDIFGPLFGRMIRAHEAAGDFTGATYILASTVATVALFPKAVAVAALAFTVVGDSLAAVIGRRFGRRRFLHGKSVEGSLACLAGTVIVALLTPNLAAPAAFAGALAATVVEALPLQIDDNVTIPLLSGLVMTLVLRILG; via the coding sequence ATGGACAGTGATGTGACAGTCTCGGCGCCGCCGTCCGCTCCGCCGCCGATCAGCTTTCGCAGCGAGCTGGCGCGCAAAGCCACGCACATGTTCGCACTCGTCATCCCGGCCGGCTACTACGTTCTCGGTCTGGGGCGCGGGACCATGCTCGCGGTCATGATCCCGGTGGCCCTGTGCACCTTCTTTGTCGATCTCGCGCGCCTGCAGGGGCGCCCGCTCTGGCGGGACATCTTCGGGCCGCTTTTCGGCCGCATGATCCGGGCCCACGAGGCGGCCGGGGATTTCACCGGTGCCACCTACATCCTCGCCTCCACCGTCGCCACCGTGGCCCTGTTCCCCAAAGCGGTTGCGGTTGCCGCCCTCGCCTTCACCGTGGTCGGCGACAGTCTCGCCGCGGTGATCGGGCGACGCTTCGGGCGGCGCCGGTTTCTCCACGGCAAATCGGTCGAGGGCTCGCTGGCCTGCTTGGCCGGCACGGTAATCGTGGCTCTACTCACTCCAAATCTGGCGGCCCCGGCCGCGTTTGCCGGCGCTCTGGCCGCCACCGTGGTCGAGGCCCTCCCCCTTCAGATCGACGACAACGTCACAATTCCGCTGCTGTCAGGCCTGGTCATGACCCTCGTATTGCGTATTCTGGGCTGA
- a CDS encoding peptidylprolyl isomerase translates to MALRTYARLTGVLALVIAACGEPPTLTHESVDRFDRVVARVDTVYTLTFPEFYRKLEESILLPDGGRLSQREVADELDRVVMDTLAGLVADTVNLGANYELNRIYRQRYYEYLLRRFGQVAFFEKTSVDSAAVRQYYEQNLAQFTTPEEVDVSHILIAAGNLPHDRDSLKYRGLTQPELAAAAEKHAWYVKSLLDQGHPFDSIAREYSHDNLIASYGPRIGWVRRGVYEHPFDSVAFGLAPGRYSDPYFASNSWHLIYVAAYHSDTTAPLEGTIADQVTVHLRTAAADSLARPFLDSLDAAMQLEINEAILDSNVFLLPKPLWAAVVNGRDTVDMADLQSLEEGFRKRHRVDNTTPDMKREMIQIAARRYALVQAARAAGIEELPDVREQEFKLRRQYQKTIVLRQGLDDGWTPSDAEIEAYYRRNYRETPIDKPLVVQHIIAPDSASAAFLRDQALAGHDFLALAEQYYPGDSSLRRDLADLGPIGPQDVSPEFYEAARVTPDGNVSFPVQTQYGWHVIKVLEHRTPITLDKVRTQIRQTLRDQHLREITTTFRDRLYRRFAVSFPNRLPAVDLRPIRDRQEGQDGQ, encoded by the coding sequence ATGGCCTTACGAACCTATGCCCGGCTGACGGGCGTCCTCGCACTCGTGATCGCCGCCTGCGGCGAGCCGCCGACGCTCACCCACGAATCCGTCGACCGCTTTGACCGGGTCGTCGCCCGCGTCGATACCGTCTACACCCTCACCTTCCCCGAGTTCTACCGGAAACTGGAAGAGAGCATTCTGCTGCCCGACGGCGGCCGGCTGTCGCAGCGGGAGGTGGCCGACGAACTGGATCGCGTCGTCATGGACACGCTCGCCGGTCTGGTCGCCGACACCGTCAACCTCGGCGCCAACTACGAGCTCAACCGCATCTACCGCCAGCGGTACTACGAGTACCTTCTCCGCCGTTTTGGCCAGGTGGCTTTCTTTGAAAAGACCTCGGTCGATTCCGCGGCCGTGCGGCAGTATTACGAACAGAACCTCGCGCAGTTCACGACCCCGGAGGAGGTCGACGTTTCGCACATTCTGATCGCCGCCGGGAACCTGCCCCACGACCGCGATTCGCTGAAGTATCGCGGCCTCACCCAGCCGGAACTGGCGGCGGCGGCCGAGAAGCATGCCTGGTACGTGAAATCCCTGCTCGACCAGGGTCATCCCTTCGATTCCATCGCCCGCGAGTATTCCCACGACAACCTGATCGCTTCCTACGGCCCGCGGATCGGCTGGGTCCGGCGGGGCGTCTATGAACACCCCTTCGATTCGGTCGCTTTCGGTCTCGCCCCGGGCCGGTACTCCGATCCGTATTTCGCCTCGAACAGCTGGCATCTTATTTACGTCGCCGCTTATCACTCCGACACCACCGCCCCGCTGGAGGGGACGATCGCCGACCAGGTCACCGTCCATCTCCGCACGGCGGCCGCCGACTCCCTCGCCCGTCCGTTCCTGGACTCGCTCGATGCGGCCATGCAGCTTGAAATCAACGAGGCCATCCTTGACAGCAATGTCTTCCTGTTGCCCAAGCCGCTGTGGGCGGCGGTGGTCAACGGCCGCGATACGGTCGACATGGCCGACCTCCAGAGCCTCGAGGAGGGATTCCGGAAGCGCCACCGGGTGGACAACACCACCCCCGACATGAAGCGGGAGATGATCCAGATTGCCGCCCGGCGGTATGCGCTGGTGCAGGCGGCCCGCGCCGCCGGGATCGAAGAACTCCCGGACGTGAGGGAGCAGGAGTTCAAGCTCCGCCGCCAGTACCAGAAGACGATCGTCCTGCGGCAGGGGCTGGATGACGGCTGGACGCCGTCCGACGCCGAGATCGAGGCCTACTATCGCCGGAACTACCGCGAGACGCCGATCGACAAACCCCTCGTCGTCCAGCACATCATCGCGCCCGACTCCGCGTCGGCCGCTTTCCTCCGCGACCAGGCGCTCGCCGGCCACGATTTCCTCGCTCTCGCCGAGCAGTACTACCCCGGCGATTCGAGTCTCCGCCGCGACCTCGCCGACCTCGGGCCGATCGGGCCGCAGGACGTGTCCCCGGAATTCTATGAGGCGGCCCGGGTGACGCCCGATGGCAACGTCAGCTTTCCCGTCCAAACCCAGTACGGGTGGCACGTCATCAAAGTGCTGGAGCATCGCACGCCGATAACTCTGGACAAAGTGCGGACGCAGATCCGGCAGACCCTGCGCGATCAGCACCTCCGCGAGATCACCACGACTTTCCGCGACCGGCTCTACCGCCGCTTCGCCGTCTCCTTCCCGAATCGCCTGCCGGCGGTTGACCTCCGCCCCATACGCGACCGGCAGGAGGGGCAGGATGGACAGTGA
- a CDS encoding PAS domain S-box protein — MVSAEHPRRLAWFIPLRLATFLVVFFVVVFWMKFPGFLALPFFLYAGVTLGFTLLLALDKQQRLGAVTTAMVALHFLLEIGVESGIIYATGNVNSPFSALFVLTIVSAALVYRLVGTLVIASTVALAYAFIVWLGLTNSDPEWSLRALRTVFDTQETAFYSIFLHLLIFYLVAFIAGYLGQRLRDQDRRLADASRALRRARLETDDILRHLNSGLITIDAEGCIVYFNRTAERILGYCEEDIKGLSCDQAFADRMPALARSLMDGVRRRVAHLRQELEIINPLGRRVPLGLSISILTEEDKATPRGVIAIFSDLTEAKDLEAKVRAADRLAAVGELSASIAHEIRNPLAAISGSVEVLKSALPVAGENARLMDLIVKESDRLTKILSEFLLYARIDRPSYTKVDLCRLTSDVLHILSHHESRHPGIRLAFDADQSVVYVAGDEDLLTQVLLNLGVNACEAVGAAPGDVHFRVFSRDPERVVLQVADTGCGMAPEVMRRMFQPFFSTKRQGTGLGLAIVHRVCTALKIGLAVDSAPGRGATVTLEFPVCMPRPQLQGAATASAAPAAVR; from the coding sequence ATGGTTAGCGCCGAACACCCCCGCCGTCTCGCGTGGTTCATCCCCCTCCGGTTGGCCACTTTCCTCGTGGTCTTCTTCGTCGTCGTCTTCTGGATGAAATTCCCCGGTTTCCTCGCCCTGCCGTTCTTCCTCTACGCCGGCGTCACCCTCGGCTTCACGCTCCTGCTGGCCCTGGACAAGCAGCAGCGGCTCGGCGCCGTGACCACCGCCATGGTGGCGCTGCACTTCCTGTTGGAGATCGGCGTCGAATCCGGCATCATCTACGCCACGGGCAACGTGAACTCCCCGTTCTCGGCTCTCTTTGTCCTGACGATCGTCTCGGCCGCGCTTGTCTACCGTCTGGTCGGTACCCTCGTCATCGCCTCCACCGTCGCCCTGGCCTACGCCTTCATCGTCTGGCTCGGTCTGACCAACAGCGATCCCGAGTGGTCGCTCCGGGCGCTGCGCACGGTCTTCGACACCCAGGAAACCGCCTTCTACTCGATCTTTCTGCACCTGCTGATTTTCTATCTCGTCGCCTTCATCGCCGGCTACCTCGGCCAGCGCCTGCGCGACCAGGATCGCCGCCTCGCCGACGCCTCCCGCGCCCTTCGCCGCGCCCGCCTGGAGACCGACGATATCCTGCGCCACCTCAATTCCGGGCTCATCACGATTGACGCCGAGGGCTGCATTGTCTATTTCAACCGCACCGCCGAGCGCATCCTCGGGTATTGCGAGGAGGACATCAAGGGTCTCAGCTGCGACCAGGCCTTCGCCGACCGCATGCCGGCCCTGGCCCGGAGCCTGATGGACGGCGTCCGGCGGCGGGTCGCCCACCTGCGCCAGGAGCTCGAGATCATCAATCCGCTGGGCCGCCGCGTTCCCCTCGGGCTGTCGATCTCCATTCTGACCGAGGAGGACAAGGCCACGCCGCGCGGCGTCATCGCCATCTTCTCCGATCTCACCGAGGCCAAGGACCTGGAGGCCAAGGTCCGCGCGGCCGACCGCCTCGCCGCCGTGGGCGAGCTCTCCGCCTCCATCGCGCACGAAATCCGCAATCCGCTCGCCGCCATCTCCGGCTCCGTCGAGGTGCTCAAGAGCGCCCTCCCGGTCGCGGGGGAGAACGCCCGCCTCATGGACCTGATCGTCAAGGAGTCCGACCGGCTGACCAAGATCCTCAGCGAATTCCTCCTCTACGCCCGCATCGACCGGCCCAGCTACACCAAGGTGGACCTGTGCCGCCTGACCAGCGACGTCCTCCATATCCTCTCCCACCACGAGTCCCGCCACCCCGGCATCCGCCTGGCTTTCGATGCCGATCAATCGGTGGTGTACGTGGCGGGAGATGAAGACCTGCTCACCCAGGTGCTGCTGAACCTCGGGGTCAACGCCTGCGAGGCGGTCGGGGCCGCTCCCGGCGACGTACACTTCCGCGTCTTCTCCCGCGATCCGGAGAGAGTCGTGCTGCAGGTCGCCGACACCGGGTGCGGCATGGCACCGGAAGTCATGCGGCGCATGTTCCAGCCGTTCTTTTCGACCAAGCGCCAGGGGACCGGCCTGGGCCTGGCGATTGTCCACCGCGTCTGCACTGCCCTCAAGATCGGCCTCGCCGTCGACTCCGCTCCCGGCCGGGGGGCCACGGTCACGCTCGAATTCCCGGTGTGCATGCCGCGGCCCCAGCTCCAGGGCGCCGCGACCGCCTCGGCGGCCCCCGCCGCCGTCCGCTGA